A DNA window from Haliovirga abyssi contains the following coding sequences:
- the aroC gene encoding chorismate synthase, translating to MLRYLMAGESHGKALTAILDGLPAGLEILEEDINKDLARRQKGYGRGDRMKIETDKVEILNGVRWKKSLGDPITLMIRNKDWENWSMKMSSGEDYFESMKDIIITKPRPGHADLTGYIKYNQYDVRNILEFASARNSAIRVAIGAVCKKFLSEFGVEIFSYVTEIGGIEADYKNMSYDEILNNIDEDMLKTPDKSAEKIMIEKIRKAKKDGDTVGGVFEVVARNLPIGLGTYTQWDKRLDGNLAASLMSIQAIKGVEIGMGFETAKKLGSEVHDEIFYSEDEKFYRKTNRAGGLEGGMSNGEDIVVRAAMKPIPTLYTPLNSVDIETKEPFEASVERSDASAVPAASVIGEAVVAYELAKSFIEKFGGDSMEEIKRNYESYKNYVKNI from the coding sequence ATGTTGAGATATTTAATGGCTGGAGAATCACATGGAAAAGCACTGACTGCAATTTTAGATGGATTACCAGCAGGATTAGAAATTTTGGAAGAGGATATAAATAAAGATTTAGCTAGGCGACAAAAAGGATATGGTCGTGGAGATAGAATGAAAATAGAAACTGATAAAGTGGAAATATTAAATGGAGTTAGATGGAAAAAAAGTTTAGGCGACCCAATTACACTTATGATAAGAAACAAAGATTGGGAAAATTGGTCAATGAAAATGTCAAGTGGGGAAGATTATTTTGAAAGTATGAAAGATATCATAATAACAAAACCAAGACCAGGACACGCAGATTTAACAGGATATATAAAATATAATCAATATGATGTTAGGAATATATTAGAATTTGCAAGTGCAAGGAATTCTGCAATTAGAGTGGCAATAGGTGCTGTTTGTAAAAAGTTTTTATCAGAATTTGGAGTAGAAATATTTAGTTATGTTACGGAAATAGGAGGAATAGAAGCAGATTACAAAAATATGAGCTATGATGAAATATTAAATAATATTGATGAAGATATGTTAAAGACACCAGATAAAAGTGCAGAAAAGATTATGATAGAAAAAATTAGGAAAGCTAAAAAAGATGGAGATACAGTAGGTGGAGTTTTTGAAGTCGTCGCAAGAAATTTGCCAATAGGATTAGGAACTTATACACAATGGGATAAAAGATTAGATGGTAATTTAGCAGCTTCATTAATGAGTATTCAAGCTATAAAAGGTGTAGAGATAGGAATGGGATTTGAAACAGCTAAAAAACTTGGTTCAGAAGTACATGATGAGATATTTTATAGTGAAGATGAAAAATTTTATAGAAAAACAAATAGAGCAGGTGGTTTAGAGGGTGGAATGAGTAATGGAGAAGATATTGTAGTTCGTGCTGCAATGAAACCAATTCCTACATTATATACTCCATTAAATTCGGTAGATATAGAAACAAAAGAGCCATTTGAAGCTTCTGTAGAAAGATCGGATGCGTCAGCAGTTCCAGCAGCTTCTGTAATAGGAGAAGCGGTAGTTGCTTATGAATTAGCAAAATCTTTTATAGAAAAATTTGGTGGAGATTCTATGGAAGAGATAAAAAGAAATTATGAATCATATAAAAATTATGTAAAAAATATATAG
- a CDS encoding bifunctional homocysteine S-methyltransferase/methylenetetrahydrofolate reductase, producing the protein MDIREYLKENRYLITDGAMGTYYSQITKKYTTFSEVANLDEPEIIEEIHKEYIKAGAKLIRTNTFSANSYVLRCDMEKVKKIIEAASNIAKKAVGEKEILIAADIGPIISTKEEESNEVIKEYKVIIDSFIEQNLDIFIFETFSSYEYLEELSKYIKEKKSNAFILTQFALMPNGYTRKGISGDRLIKNVKKISTIDAYGFNCGTGPMHLYNNLKKLNFNNDIISVLPNAGFPEIVNERTVYTQNPEYFSELMKDIAGLGAKIIGGCCGTTPEHIKAISEKLIGTSIEIELKEKRYKKKEVKIEKENKNNFREKLQKGKFVIAVELDPPFGIDTSKIMNAARIFSESGKIDTITVSDSPIGKVRINSLMIANKIKRELGMEVIPHICCRDRNIIALKSDLLGANIENLQNILIVTGDPIPSEDRNEIKSVFNLNSMELIKLANELNKEKFSDNKFFIGGALNLNVLNKGVEWKRMKKKRSLGAEFFLTQPIYDDTAIEYLKSKNHKSDTKILAGIMPLVSYRNAQFLNNEIPGITIPEYYLSQFKNNMTREEAQEVGIKIAVEIGQKLKKYVDGFYFITPFNRANMILDIIKRLEI; encoded by the coding sequence ATGGATATAAGAGAATATTTGAAAGAAAACAGGTATTTAATTACAGATGGAGCAATGGGAACTTACTATTCTCAAATTACAAAAAAATATACAACTTTTTCTGAAGTTGCTAATTTAGATGAGCCTGAAATTATAGAAGAAATTCATAAAGAATATATAAAAGCAGGTGCAAAATTAATAAGAACTAATACTTTTTCAGCTAATTCTTATGTATTAAGATGTGATATGGAAAAAGTAAAAAAAATAATAGAAGCAGCATCTAATATAGCAAAAAAAGCAGTTGGAGAAAAAGAGATATTAATTGCAGCTGATATTGGTCCAATTATTTCAACAAAAGAAGAAGAATCAAATGAAGTTATAAAAGAATATAAAGTTATAATAGATAGTTTTATAGAGCAAAATTTGGATATTTTTATATTTGAAACTTTTAGTAGCTATGAATATTTAGAAGAATTGTCTAAATATATAAAAGAGAAAAAGTCCAACGCATTTATATTAACACAATTTGCTTTAATGCCAAATGGTTATACAAGAAAAGGTATTAGCGGAGATAGATTAATTAAAAATGTAAAAAAGATAAGTACCATAGATGCTTATGGTTTTAATTGTGGGACAGGTCCAATGCACTTATATAATAATTTGAAAAAGCTTAATTTTAATAATGATATAATTTCTGTGTTGCCCAATGCAGGATTTCCAGAAATTGTAAATGAAAGAACAGTATATACTCAAAATCCAGAATATTTTTCTGAATTAATGAAGGATATTGCAGGATTAGGAGCAAAAATTATTGGTGGGTGTTGTGGGACAACACCAGAACATATAAAGGCAATAAGTGAAAAATTAATAGGGACATCAATAGAAATAGAACTAAAAGAAAAAAGATATAAAAAGAAAGAAGTAAAGATTGAAAAAGAGAATAAAAATAATTTTAGAGAAAAATTACAAAAAGGAAAGTTTGTGATTGCAGTAGAATTAGACCCACCTTTTGGAATTGATACTTCTAAAATTATGAATGCTGCAAGAATTTTTTCAGAAAGTGGGAAAATTGATACAATTACAGTGTCTGATTCACCAATTGGAAAAGTAAGAATAAATTCACTAATGATTGCTAATAAAATAAAAAGAGAATTAGGAATGGAAGTTATACCGCATATTTGTTGCAGAGATAGAAATATAATTGCATTAAAGTCTGATTTATTAGGAGCAAATATTGAGAATTTACAAAATATATTAATTGTTACAGGGGACCCAATACCAAGTGAAGATAGAAATGAAATAAAAAGCGTATTTAATCTAAACTCTATGGAATTGATAAAATTAGCGAATGAATTAAACAAAGAAAAATTTTCAGATAATAAATTTTTTATAGGTGGGGCCTTAAATTTAAATGTATTAAATAAAGGCGTAGAGTGGAAAAGGATGAAAAAGAAAAGAAGTTTAGGAGCAGAATTTTTCTTAACTCAACCTATTTACGATGACACTGCAATTGAATATTTAAAGAGTAAAAATCATAAAAGTGATACAAAAATATTAGCAGGAATAATGCCGCTTGTTAGTTATAGAAATGCACAATTTTTAAATAACGAAATACCAGGCATAACAATTCCAGAGTATTACTTGTCGCAATTTAAAAATAACATGACAAGAGAAGAAGCACAAGAAGTAGGGATAAAAATAGCAGTAGAAATTGGTCAAAAGTTGAAAAAATATGTAGATGGATTTTATTTTATAACTCCATTTAATAGAGCAAATATGATATTAGATATTATAAAAAGACTAGAAATATAA
- a CDS encoding lytic transglycosylase domain-containing protein, producing the protein MKYILISIFIIFNINIYAININDYVIFSKAEKLYESNKFDVSETLLENLFKNYSDSNLIKSTYPHYFLGKILFQKKDYKNAIKYLKQTTYHKYEVYFLLGKSYSNINKDLSLSYYSKLFSKKYNSKKVKYEKLALQDLALSSNKYKNIYQIKYLHNFKNIKKLSYNQLIDISDFFFSVGKYNYSKKLYKFAEKLKPTNSLEIKIIKTLFSKKEYPNTILYANNILKNNIYKSKIYYYIGSSYRRVGKLDKAILYLKKVKITSLLPKVNYIIGKLYYFEHKYDKSLKYLNLSNYLEAYGYKLKIYSKLKNSKEYYIVLNEMLKKSLYSDLSAEYRYKTYLKTKEKKYIEEIIKYNYNSYYYELAKNILEKQHIKKKYNLEDKLKTYSHLILKLNAIADLDFYEGCLIEINQFKFNKNEGVLKNYLKVKYLEKSNFYHLALKQSYKYYYSFSRYNEFTQYLYPKYYKEFVEYYASKSNLEPELIYSIIKQESNFKDDEISNSSAYGLMQLILPTAKSFQKNILYEDLLDPELNIKIGTKYLKLLYKKYNGNLIPIIASYNAGETNVNRWIKKHKKLTIDDIPFAETKNYVKKVLNNYYKYKELYR; encoded by the coding sequence ATGAAATATATATTAATATCTATTTTCATTATATTTAATATTAATATTTATGCAATTAATATTAATGATTACGTTATATTTTCCAAAGCTGAAAAATTATATGAAAGCAATAAGTTTGATGTGAGCGAAACATTGCTTGAAAATTTATTTAAAAATTATTCAGATAGCAACTTAATTAAATCAACATATCCTCATTATTTTTTAGGAAAAATTTTATTTCAAAAGAAAGATTATAAAAATGCTATTAAATATTTAAAACAAACAACATACCATAAATATGAGGTATATTTTTTACTTGGGAAATCTTATTCAAATATAAATAAAGATTTAAGTTTATCTTACTACTCTAAACTTTTCTCTAAAAAATATAACTCTAAAAAAGTGAAATATGAAAAATTAGCTCTCCAAGATTTAGCCTTATCTTCTAATAAGTATAAGAATATTTATCAGATAAAATATCTACACAATTTTAAAAATATAAAAAAATTGAGTTATAATCAACTAATTGATATTTCCGACTTTTTCTTTTCTGTTGGAAAATATAATTATTCAAAGAAATTATATAAATTTGCAGAAAAATTAAAACCAACTAATAGTTTGGAAATAAAAATTATTAAGACTCTTTTTTCTAAAAAAGAATATCCCAACACTATTTTATATGCAAACAATATTTTGAAAAATAATATCTATAAATCTAAAATATATTATTATATTGGAAGCTCATATAGAAGAGTTGGAAAATTAGACAAAGCAATTTTATATTTAAAAAAGGTTAAAATTACTTCTTTACTTCCAAAAGTAAATTATATTATTGGAAAATTATATTATTTTGAGCATAAATATGATAAAAGTTTGAAATATTTAAATTTATCAAATTATTTAGAAGCATATGGATATAAATTAAAAATATATTCTAAACTAAAAAACAGTAAAGAATATTATATTGTTTTAAATGAAATGTTAAAAAAATCTTTATATTCTGATTTGTCAGCAGAATATAGATATAAAACATATTTAAAGACTAAAGAAAAAAAATATATTGAAGAGATAATTAAATACAATTATAATTCTTATTATTACGAGTTGGCAAAAAATATATTAGAAAAGCAACATATTAAGAAAAAATATAATTTAGAGGATAAATTAAAAACATATTCTCACTTAATCTTAAAGCTTAACGCAATTGCTGATTTAGATTTTTATGAAGGTTGTTTAATTGAAATAAACCAGTTTAAATTTAATAAAAATGAAGGTGTTTTAAAAAATTATCTTAAAGTTAAATATTTAGAAAAATCTAACTTCTATCATTTAGCTTTAAAACAAAGTTATAAATATTATTATTCTTTTTCAAGATATAATGAATTCACACAATATCTTTATCCAAAGTATTATAAAGAATTTGTTGAATATTATGCTTCTAAATCCAATTTAGAGCCAGAACTTATTTATAGCATAATAAAACAAGAAAGTAATTTTAAAGATGATGAGATATCTAATTCTAGTGCATATGGATTAATGCAGCTAATTTTACCAACTGCAAAATCATTTCAAAAAAATATTTTATATGAGGATTTATTAGACCCTGAATTAAATATAAAAATAGGAACTAAATATTTAAAATTATTATATAAAAAATATAACGGAAATTTAATTCCAATTATTGCTTCTTATAACGCTGGCGAAACAAATGTAAATAGGTGGATAAAAAAGCATAAAAAATTAACTATTGATGATATCCCATTTGCAGAAACTAAAAATTACGTAAAAAAAGTTCTAAATAACTATTATAAATATAAGGAGTTATACCGATAG
- the yqeK gene encoding bis(5'-nucleosyl)-tetraphosphatase (symmetrical) YqeK, whose translation MKKLNIKKHLKNILSEKRYEHTIAVAETSVKLAKIYGEDINKIEIAALLHDCAKNLKLSEMKRLIGRESELTKVEYNLPEILHGFAGAIYARNIFKIEDKDILNAIKYHTIGRKNMTMIEKIIYIADVIEPGRKCGNVDKVRKLAYKDIDCAILQEMKNKINYLLSTNRVIHTNTIDMRNSILLKKRNGKKDENISC comes from the coding sequence ATGAAAAAGTTAAATATAAAAAAACACTTAAAAAATATTTTATCCGAAAAAAGATATGAACACACTATTGCTGTAGCAGAAACATCAGTAAAACTTGCTAAAATATATGGCGAGGATATAAATAAAATTGAAATTGCAGCATTACTTCATGATTGTGCAAAAAATTTAAAATTATCAGAAATGAAAAGGCTAATAGGAAGGGAAAGTGAATTGACCAAAGTAGAATATAATCTTCCTGAAATATTGCATGGATTCGCAGGTGCTATTTATGCAAGAAATATATTTAAAATAGAGGATAAAGATATATTAAATGCAATAAAATATCATACAATAGGCAGAAAAAATATGACAATGATAGAAAAAATAATTTATATTGCTGATGTAATAGAACCTGGAAGAAAATGCGGGAATGTAGATAAAGTTAGAAAATTAGCATATAAAGATATAGACTGTGCAATATTACAAGAGATGAAAAACAAAATAAATTACTTGTTATCAACTAATAGAGTAATTCATACTAATACAATTGATATGAGAAATAGTATATTATTAAAAAAAAGGAATGGTAAAAAAGATGAGAATATTAGTTGTTGA
- a CDS encoding response regulator has product MRILVVEDEKNIAEYLKKGLQESGYVVDTVFDGEEAVYMASIYEYDLILLDVMIPKLDGVGVIKELRKNKNSSYVIMVTAKDKIEDRVKGLDAGADDYITKPFAFAELLARIRAVLRRGSDDKENILKVKNLEMDLVKREVKREGKLIELTSREFSLLEYFLRNKNMVLTRIMISERVWDIDFITETNVVDVYINHLRKKIDNNFKDKLIHTIRGVGYILKD; this is encoded by the coding sequence ATGAGAATATTAGTTGTTGAAGATGAAAAAAATATTGCGGAGTATTTAAAAAAAGGATTACAAGAATCAGGATATGTAGTGGATACTGTTTTTGATGGTGAAGAGGCAGTATATATGGCTTCAATTTATGAATATGACTTAATACTTTTAGATGTTATGATTCCTAAATTGGATGGAGTAGGCGTGATAAAAGAACTTAGAAAAAATAAAAATAGTTCATATGTTATTATGGTAACAGCAAAGGATAAAATAGAAGATAGAGTGAAAGGGCTTGATGCAGGAGCAGATGATTATATTACAAAACCATTTGCATTTGCAGAACTTTTAGCAAGAATAAGGGCTGTCCTGAGAAGAGGAAGCGATGATAAGGAAAATATATTAAAAGTAAAAAATTTAGAGATGGATTTAGTAAAAAGAGAAGTAAAAAGAGAAGGGAAATTAATAGAACTTACTTCTAGAGAATTTTCTTTATTAGAATATTTTTTGCGAAATAAAAATATGGTGCTAACTAGAATAATGATTTCAGAACGAGTTTGGGATATAGATTTTATAACGGAAACGAATGTTGTAGATGTATATATAAATCATTTACGAAAAAAAATAGATAATAATTTTAAAGATAAACTTATACATACTATAAGGGGGGTAGGATACATATTAAAAGATTAA
- a CDS encoding HAMP domain-containing sensor histidine kinase, with protein sequence MLKKYTFSDVDSNLKTTSQIIKNSIQKKFTPFDFYFGDIKDLIPKDISVAIVDENGAILYKNNNKLKIKFSKEDLSKIFNYKLIYKDLNDYRIIINPYKFYGRINFLILGKNTKRLTELNRNIIFLFFIIMFFIAVLLIILTTDTINRILKSIQNITKVAEKVENNSLQYRIENRYNTKEIDELVKTLNNMLDRIEDGFLKVKQFTSDVSHELKTPISSIKNMLEVELLETRTAKEYKEVIIKTLEQINWLSNIVNDLLLMTRIESGKESLNIEKFNLSNVIIELIELMEGIAEEKEVTILFEGEKNIFIEADNNKLKRVILNMMSNGIKYNKKNGELKIEIKELENNIEIIFGDTGIGMKKENLNKIFERFYREDKVRTIRKSGTGLGLSIVKFIIEKHKGKIEVESIEGFGSKFRIILPKNYN encoded by the coding sequence ATGCTGAAAAAATATACTTTTTCAGATGTAGATTCTAATTTAAAAACTACAAGTCAAATTATAAAAAATAGTATTCAGAAAAAATTTACACCTTTTGATTTTTATTTTGGAGATATAAAAGATTTAATTCCGAAAGATATCTCTGTAGCAATTGTAGATGAAAATGGAGCTATTTTATATAAAAATAACAATAAATTAAAAATAAAATTTTCAAAAGAAGATTTATCTAAAATATTTAATTATAAGTTGATTTATAAAGATTTGAATGATTATAGAATAATAATTAATCCATATAAATTTTATGGAAGAATAAATTTTTTGATTTTAGGTAAAAATACAAAGAGATTAACAGAACTTAATAGAAATATAATTTTTTTATTTTTTATAATAATGTTTTTTATAGCAGTTTTGTTAATTATATTAACGACAGATACAATTAATAGGATATTAAAATCAATTCAAAACATAACAAAAGTTGCAGAAAAGGTTGAAAATAATAGCTTACAATATAGAATAGAAAATAGATATAATACAAAAGAAATTGATGAACTTGTAAAGACTTTAAATAATATGTTAGATAGAATAGAAGATGGATTTTTAAAAGTAAAACAATTTACTTCTGATGTTTCTCATGAATTAAAAACTCCGATTTCATCAATAAAAAATATGCTGGAAGTTGAACTTTTAGAAACGAGAACAGCAAAGGAATATAAAGAGGTTATAATTAAAACTTTAGAACAAATAAATTGGTTGTCAAATATTGTAAATGACTTGTTATTGATGACTAGAATTGAGTCTGGAAAAGAAAGCTTAAATATAGAAAAATTCAATTTATCTAATGTAATTATAGAATTGATTGAATTAATGGAAGGAATAGCTGAAGAAAAAGAGGTAACAATATTATTTGAGGGAGAAAAAAATATTTTTATAGAAGCTGATAATAATAAATTAAAAAGAGTTATTTTAAATATGATGTCAAATGGAATAAAGTATAATAAAAAAAATGGAGAATTAAAAATAGAAATTAAAGAATTAGAGAATAATATAGAAATAATATTTGGAGATACTGGAATTGGTATGAAAAAGGAAAATTTGAATAAAATTTTTGAAAGATTTTATAGAGAAGATAAAGTAAGAACAATAAGAAAATCAGGAACGGGATTGGGATTATCTATTGTTAAATTTATAATAGAAAAGCATAAAGGAAAAATAGAAGTGGAGAGTATTGAAGGATTTGGAAGTAAATTTAGAATAATTTTACCCAAAAATTATAATTGA
- a CDS encoding 5'-nucleotidase C-terminal domain-containing protein translates to MIRILKTLLLFFLLIVSLVGCGGTKEKKVAVIFTSSIEGRIDGINTDKGKFGGIVNIAEEIRIKRKELEENGYKVLLMDTGNSLSGTYYGSGDNIYNIYEKIGYQVIGIGARELELGIDKVGEFNKKGKLKFVLTNISEIDKYANEEVTIKINDVKISILNFIDYESQNNYKRELKGLKAYSAIGEVALKKVDDVSKKSDVVLVINNGTPVMKYKYLNTNIKNLINISRHDFKNRNIYNLKRYGQELGVITFAYNRNGKIIKNFKIEKFPITEMKINNAKDIEKLLEYEKQSKQQEGETVLGKSNIILDRDNSYKEESPITNFVCDVLYEKYKNKGVKFVLINNGSVRKPLLKGNITKKDIFNVIPFFNYSTILDLKGKDIQRILEKQNEFYGRIRMQSNLGVIQKISKNKLEVYLNGKKLEDEKYYRILTTNYLANGGDDCTEFANKINTEYGNLLREDVEEYVRKKKIIDYKFKKRILKLGGQND, encoded by the coding sequence ATGATAAGAATTTTGAAAACACTGCTACTGTTTTTTTTGCTAATAGTAAGTTTAGTGGGATGTGGTGGGACAAAAGAAAAGAAAGTGGCTGTAATTTTTACAAGTTCAATTGAGGGAAGAATAGATGGAATTAACACTGATAAAGGAAAGTTTGGTGGAATAGTTAATATTGCAGAAGAGATAAGAATTAAGAGAAAAGAGTTAGAAGAAAATGGGTATAAAGTATTATTAATGGATACAGGCAATAGTCTAAGTGGTACATATTATGGCTCTGGTGATAATATATATAATATATATGAAAAAATAGGATATCAAGTAATAGGAATAGGGGCTAGAGAATTAGAGCTTGGAATAGATAAAGTAGGAGAATTTAATAAAAAAGGAAAATTAAAATTTGTTTTAACAAATATTAGTGAAATAGATAAATATGCAAATGAAGAAGTAACTATAAAAATTAATGATGTTAAAATTTCAATTTTAAATTTTATAGATTATGAATCGCAAAATAATTATAAAAGAGAATTAAAAGGGTTGAAGGCATATTCCGCAATAGGAGAAGTGGCTTTAAAAAAAGTTGATGATGTATCTAAAAAGAGCGATGTAGTATTAGTTATTAATAATGGTACCCCTGTAATGAAATATAAATATTTAAATACAAATATAAAAAATTTAATTAATATATCTAGACATGATTTTAAAAATAGGAATATATATAATTTAAAAAGATATGGTCAAGAATTAGGCGTAATTACATTTGCGTATAATAGAAATGGAAAAATAATAAAGAATTTTAAGATCGAAAAATTTCCAATAACAGAAATGAAAATAAATAATGCAAAAGATATAGAAAAACTTTTGGAATATGAAAAACAATCAAAACAGCAAGAAGGAGAAACAGTTTTAGGAAAATCTAATATTATATTAGATAGAGATAACAGTTATAAAGAAGAATCGCCAATAACAAATTTTGTTTGTGATGTTTTATATGAGAAATATAAAAATAAAGGAGTAAAATTTGTTTTAATAAATAATGGTTCAGTAAGAAAACCGCTATTAAAAGGAAATATAACTAAAAAAGATATTTTTAATGTAATACCGTTTTTTAATTATTCAACAATTTTGGATTTAAAAGGTAAAGATATACAAAGAATTTTAGAAAAGCAAAATGAATTTTATGGTAGAATAAGAATGCAATCAAATTTAGGTGTGATACAAAAAATAAGCAAAAATAAACTAGAAGTTTATTTAAATGGAAAAAAGCTTGAAGATGAAAAATATTATAGGATATTAACAACTAATTATTTAGCAAATGGAGGGGATGATTGCACTGAATTTGCTAATAAAATAAATACTGAATATGGAAATTTATTAAGAGAAGATGTGGAAGAATATGTAAGAAAGAAAAAAATCATTGATTATAAATTCAAAAAAAGAATACTAAAATTAGGAGGACAAAATGATTGA
- the add gene encoding adenosine deaminase → MIDFKKVKKMKKAEIHLHLDGSMRIETILDLAKKDGIELPTYNFDEFRKYVEVEKDNSSLIEYLKKFELPLMVLQDSKALERTAYELIEDLAKDNYIYVEIRFAPLLHLNNGMKAEEVVESVLRGLKKAKEKFGVESGLLLSVMRHMSVEDGKKVLELGKKYKDSGVVGLDMAGDEKNYSPLIFKEVFEEAREAGINFTIHAGEAAGVKSIREAIELGAKRLGHGIRAFEDEELLKEIKEKNIVLEVCPISNFQTKVLADFHDYPIKKYLKMGIKLSLNTDNRTVSNTNFIKELKFLEKYFDFENEEIEEMVRNSVRFSFAKEETKKRLLEEL, encoded by the coding sequence ATGATTGATTTTAAAAAAGTAAAAAAGATGAAAAAGGCAGAAATACATTTACATTTAGATGGTTCTATGAGAATAGAAACTATTTTAGACTTGGCTAAAAAAGATGGAATAGAATTACCAACTTATAATTTTGATGAATTTAGAAAATATGTCGAGGTAGAAAAAGATAATAGTTCTTTAATAGAATATCTTAAAAAATTTGAATTGCCATTAATGGTATTACAAGATAGTAAAGCATTAGAAAGAACCGCTTATGAATTAATTGAAGATTTGGCAAAAGATAATTATATATATGTAGAGATAAGATTTGCTCCATTACTACATTTAAATAATGGAATGAAGGCAGAAGAAGTTGTAGAATCAGTTTTGAGAGGATTAAAAAAAGCAAAAGAAAAATTTGGAGTTGAATCTGGATTATTATTATCAGTTATGAGGCATATGTCAGTTGAAGATGGGAAAAAAGTTTTAGAATTAGGTAAAAAATATAAAGATAGTGGCGTTGTTGGATTGGATATGGCAGGAGATGAAAAAAATTATTCGCCATTAATATTTAAAGAAGTTTTTGAGGAAGCAAGAGAAGCAGGAATAAATTTTACTATACATGCAGGAGAAGCAGCAGGAGTAAAGAGTATAAGAGAAGCAATTGAATTAGGAGCAAAACGACTAGGACATGGGATAAGAGCTTTTGAAGATGAAGAACTATTAAAAGAGATAAAAGAAAAAAATATTGTATTGGAAGTTTGCCCAATTAGTAATTTTCAAACTAAAGTATTGGCGGATTTCCATGATTATCCTATAAAAAAATATTTGAAAATGGGAATAAAATTAAGCTTAAACACAGATAATAGAACTGTATCAAATACCAATTTTATAAAAGAATTGAAATTTTTAGAGAAATATTTTGATTTTGAAAATGAAGAAATTGAAGAGATGGTAAGAAATAGCGTGAGGTTTAGTTTTGCAAAAGAAGAGACAAAAAAAAGATTATTAGAGGAGTTATAA